The Allofrancisella frigidaquae genome has a segment encoding these proteins:
- a CDS encoding copper homeostasis protein CutC, with translation MITLEICIDNYQSIIHAQRAKADRLELCSALGVEGLTPSPSLVKFAKDNFTGSLQAMIRHRAGDFYYDETDQQIMLDDLQMMLELDVNGIVIGALTKENKVDKEFLEPFIKLTKQANKELTFHRAIDLTAEIHTSTKEIVDLGFDRILTSGAATNVIEGLKTIKSLQQEFGCQIQIMPGGGINSNNIKEILDTTKVTNIHCSASKKILRTDDFSVFPQSALEIKISQKNEIKQIKSML, from the coding sequence ATGATTACTTTAGAAATATGTATTGATAACTACCAGTCAATTATACATGCTCAAAGGGCTAAAGCTGATAGGCTAGAGCTTTGCTCTGCTCTTGGAGTTGAAGGACTTACGCCCTCACCTAGCTTAGTAAAATTTGCTAAAGATAATTTCACAGGCTCATTGCAAGCCATGATTCGTCATCGAGCTGGTGATTTTTATTATGATGAAACTGATCAACAGATTATGCTTGATGATTTGCAAATGATGCTTGAACTAGATGTAAATGGGATTGTGATTGGAGCCTTAACAAAAGAAAATAAAGTCGATAAAGAGTTCTTAGAGCCATTTATTAAACTTACAAAACAAGCCAATAAAGAGCTAACTTTTCATAGAGCTATAGATTTAACAGCTGAAATACACACTAGTACAAAAGAAATCGTTGATCTTGGTTTTGATAGAATTCTCACATCAGGAGCAGCTACAAATGTAATAGAAGGATTAAAAACCATAAAATCCCTACAACAAGAGTTTGGCTGCCAAATACAAATAATGCCTGGAGGTGGTATTAACTCAAATAATATAAAAGAAATTTTAGATACCACAAAAGTAACAAATATCCATTGCTCTGCTTCTAAAAAGATATTAAGAACTGATGACTTTAGTGTTTTTCCTCAGTCAGCTTTAGAGATTAAAATTAGTCAAAAAAATGAGATCAAACAAATCAAATCTATGCTATAG
- a CDS encoding DUF3281 family protein, which produces MNKKLIKVVALLASTSLLSSCGSSEKVKEYQIVTDCSSVVCSVVVDDVDLLRYTNVLGKYVDQVLKSEPLGAAEGTQFDVTWNISGGDYASAQQMLDAGLTACENDVCLDTANPTGYVFDSVESKEISVSGSIVNPDGTTQEISLTKTFTVEYGAPKIASEVISGLNYHFTADITDTGIPDNATFTWKVNGTEIGTGQEINYFFPVANTTYTVTLEVSLDGKVIATSTEDVITGNAISVLYEVPNGTTKTAEEIAVEFVGYSGDKKNVATVAAEGGKLRFTCETGYHVTQEMVDLAPDRVVRISGVTGSSGTVMYSDSSWSSGVTYAAMNNAYNSTGIGCIAD; this is translated from the coding sequence ATGAATAAAAAATTAATAAAGGTGGTAGCTCTACTAGCATCGACTTCATTATTAAGTAGTTGTGGCTCATCAGAAAAAGTAAAAGAGTATCAGATAGTTACCGACTGTAGTAGCGTAGTATGTAGCGTGGTAGTGGATGATGTTGATTTACTTAGATATACAAATGTGCTAGGTAAATATGTTGACCAAGTATTAAAATCAGAGCCTTTAGGAGCTGCTGAAGGTACACAGTTTGATGTCACATGGAATATATCAGGAGGAGATTATGCCTCAGCTCAGCAAATGTTAGATGCAGGGTTAACAGCATGTGAAAATGATGTGTGTTTAGATACAGCAAACCCTACAGGATATGTATTTGATTCTGTGGAATCAAAAGAAATAAGTGTTTCTGGGAGCATAGTTAATCCCGATGGTACTACTCAAGAGATAAGCCTTACAAAGACTTTTACAGTTGAGTATGGAGCTCCTAAGATAGCCTCTGAAGTAATCTCTGGATTAAATTACCATTTTACGGCTGACATAACAGATACTGGAATACCAGATAATGCAACCTTTACTTGGAAAGTAAATGGTACAGAAATCGGTACAGGCCAAGAGATAAATTATTTTTTTCCAGTAGCAAATACAACTTACACAGTAACCTTGGAAGTATCTTTAGATGGTAAGGTGATAGCAACATCTACAGAGGATGTAATAACAGGTAACGCTATATCTGTTTTATATGAAGTTCCAAATGGGACCACAAAAACAGCAGAGGAAATAGCAGTAGAGTTTGTGGGTTACAGTGGTGATAAAAAGAACGTTGCAACGGTAGCTGCAGAAGGTGGTAAGCTAAGGTTTACTTGTGAAACAGGTTACCATGTTACTCAAGAAATGGTTGATCTTGCACCAGATCGTGTAGTTCGTATTTCTGGAGTAACTGGAAGTAGCGGGACTGTAATGTATAGTGACAGCAGCTGGAGTAGTGGTGTTACTTACGCGGCAATGAATAATGCTTATAATAGTACTGGGATTGGCTGTATAGCTGATTAG
- the sucD gene encoding succinate--CoA ligase subunit alpha: MSVLVNKNTKVLVQGFTGKNGTFHSEQAIAYGTNIVGGVTPGKGGQTHLGKPVFNTMKEAVEATGADASVIYVPAPFVKDSAIEAIDSGVKLVVIITEGVPTLDMLVVKEYLEGKDVRVIGPNCPGIITPGECKIGIMPGHIHMPGKVGIISRSGTLTYEAVAQTTKLGFGQSTCIGIGGDPIPGMNQIEALKLLENDPQTEAIVLIGEIGGTAEEEAAEYIKHNVTKPVIGYIAGVTAPPGKRMGHAGAIISGGKGTAEEKFAAFEAAGIAYTRSPAEIGKKLKEVTGW, encoded by the coding sequence ATGAGCGTATTAGTTAATAAAAATACAAAAGTTTTAGTACAAGGATTTACTGGTAAAAACGGTACTTTCCACTCAGAACAAGCTATTGCATATGGTACAAATATCGTTGGTGGTGTAACTCCTGGAAAAGGAGGTCAAACTCACTTAGGTAAACCAGTATTTAACACTATGAAAGAAGCTGTAGAAGCTACTGGTGCTGACGCATCTGTAATTTATGTACCAGCTCCGTTTGTAAAAGATTCTGCTATAGAGGCCATCGATTCTGGTGTTAAATTAGTGGTAATTATTACAGAAGGTGTACCAACTCTAGATATGTTAGTAGTTAAAGAGTATTTAGAAGGTAAAGATGTTAGAGTTATTGGTCCAAACTGTCCTGGTATAATTACTCCAGGTGAATGTAAAATTGGTATCATGCCTGGACATATTCATATGCCTGGTAAAGTTGGTATCATCTCTCGTTCTGGCACTCTAACTTACGAAGCAGTAGCTCAAACTACTAAACTTGGTTTTGGGCAATCTACTTGTATCGGTATTGGTGGTGACCCGATACCTGGTATGAACCAAATAGAAGCTCTAAAGCTGTTAGAAAATGACCCTCAAACAGAAGCTATCGTTTTAATCGGTGAAATTGGTGGTACAGCTGAAGAAGAAGCTGCAGAATACATCAAACATAATGTAACTAAACCTGTTATCGGTTATATCGCAGGTGTAACTGCACCTCCAGGAAAACGTATGGGCCATGCTGGTGCTATTATCTCTGGTGGTAAAGGTACAGCAGAAGAGAAATTTGCTGCATTTGAAGCTGCTGGTATCGCTTACACAAGATCTCCTGCTGAGATTGGTAAAAAACTTAAAGAAGTTACTGGTTGGTAA
- the sucC gene encoding ADP-forming succinate--CoA ligase subunit beta translates to MNLHEYQAKELLESYGLKVQKGIVATNPNEAAQAFDQIGGKFAVIKAQVHAGGRGKAGGVKVVKSSQEAREVAEKLIGTNLVTFQTDADGQPVNSVGVFEDVYPVSRELYLGAVVDRSSRKVTFMASSEGGVDIEEVAHNSPEKILKVEVDPLVGLQPFQAREVAFKLGLEGKQINDFTKTMLGAYKAFIECDFALFEINPLAVRENGDIVCVDGKINLDSNALYRHPKLLALRDKSQENAKELKASEHELNYVALEGNIGCMVNGAGLAMATMDIIQLYGGKPANFLDVGGGATKERVIEAFKLILDDENVKAVLINIFGGIVRCDMIAEAIIEAVKEVNVTVPVVVRLEGNNAELGSKILSESGLKLIPADGLADAADKVVKSLG, encoded by the coding sequence ATGAACTTACATGAATATCAAGCTAAAGAGCTTTTAGAAAGTTATGGTCTAAAGGTTCAAAAAGGTATTGTAGCGACTAATCCAAATGAAGCAGCTCAAGCTTTTGATCAAATCGGTGGTAAATTTGCTGTAATAAAGGCTCAAGTACATGCTGGTGGTCGTGGTAAAGCTGGTGGTGTTAAAGTTGTCAAGTCATCTCAAGAAGCTCGTGAAGTTGCTGAAAAACTTATCGGAACAAATTTAGTTACATTCCAAACAGATGCTGATGGTCAGCCAGTAAATTCTGTAGGTGTGTTTGAGGACGTTTATCCTGTATCTCGTGAGCTATACTTAGGCGCTGTAGTTGATAGATCTAGTCGTAAAGTTACATTTATGGCGTCTTCTGAAGGTGGTGTAGATATTGAAGAAGTAGCACATAACTCCCCTGAAAAAATCCTTAAAGTAGAAGTTGATCCTTTGGTTGGTCTACAACCTTTCCAAGCTCGTGAAGTTGCTTTTAAACTTGGTCTAGAAGGTAAGCAAATTAATGATTTTACAAAAACTATGTTAGGTGCGTATAAAGCTTTTATCGAATGTGATTTTGCTTTATTTGAAATAAATCCTCTTGCTGTTAGAGAAAATGGCGATATAGTTTGTGTTGATGGCAAAATCAACCTAGATTCAAATGCTCTGTATAGACACCCTAAGCTACTAGCTCTTAGAGATAAATCTCAAGAAAATGCCAAAGAATTAAAAGCTTCTGAGCATGAGTTAAATTACGTTGCTCTAGAAGGTAATATCGGTTGTATGGTAAATGGTGCTGGACTTGCTATGGCTACTATGGATATCATTCAATTGTACGGTGGCAAACCTGCCAACTTCCTAGATGTTGGTGGTGGCGCTACTAAAGAAAGAGTAATTGAGGCTTTCAAACTAATTTTAGATGACGAAAATGTAAAAGCTGTCTTAATTAACATATTTGGTGGTATTGTTCGTTGCGATATGATTGCAGAAGCTATTATCGAAGCTGTTAAAGAAGTAAACGTGACGGTACCTGTAGTAGTACGTCTAGAAGGTAATAATGCTGAACTTGGTTCTAAGATTTTATCTGAATCTGGATTAAAGCTTATTCCTGCTGATGGTTTAGCTGATGCTGCTGATAAGGTTGTAAAATCACTAGGTTAA